A window from Corynebacterium urealyticum DSM 7109 encodes these proteins:
- a CDS encoding aminoacyl-tRNA hydrolase: MRTNNDPGKLEADELELIRRAHGMLVHLAGHPGTEDPQDPSSVQAMPMVLHLPKVDAPLRHDLLAAAASACARVCLDPRAGEEDSEWAQALKGWYGAKIRKLARRARATKWDAVLGLPGHEVDVHGAMAKAFLPGRVDGVDPRINKLQIQGSDLPPEPEPLPTPEPDPLHPIIFVDAGLGMTVGKAAAQVGHGSMLYAAFLSPEQAVAWFSLGCPVHVREIPAEEFAAKRTALAERHAADAAAASSRWVTAVGGQWPAVEVRDAGHTEIAAGSATVIATSYGGQHPPR; the protein is encoded by the coding sequence GTGCGCACGAACAACGATCCAGGGAAGTTGGAGGCGGACGAGCTGGAGCTTATTCGGCGGGCGCATGGCATGCTCGTTCATCTTGCTGGCCACCCTGGTACCGAGGATCCACAGGACCCGAGCAGCGTGCAGGCTATGCCCATGGTGCTGCACTTGCCGAAGGTGGATGCGCCGCTGCGCCACGACCTCTTGGCTGCGGCTGCCTCTGCCTGCGCCCGTGTCTGCCTCGACCCTCGGGCAGGCGAGGAGGACAGCGAATGGGCGCAGGCGCTGAAAGGCTGGTACGGCGCGAAGATTCGCAAACTCGCCCGCCGTGCCCGCGCTACCAAGTGGGACGCGGTCCTCGGACTGCCCGGGCACGAGGTGGATGTGCACGGTGCGATGGCTAAGGCTTTCCTGCCTGGACGCGTTGATGGCGTGGACCCACGGATCAACAAGCTGCAGATCCAGGGGTCCGACTTACCACCCGAGCCCGAGCCATTGCCCACGCCCGAGCCTGATCCGTTGCACCCGATCATTTTCGTGGACGCCGGCTTGGGCATGACCGTCGGTAAGGCTGCAGCCCAGGTCGGCCATGGGTCGATGCTGTATGCCGCCTTTCTCAGCCCGGAGCAGGCGGTTGCGTGGTTCAGTCTGGGCTGCCCCGTGCACGTGAGGGAAATCCCGGCTGAGGAATTCGCCGCCAAGCGGACGGCACTCGCCGAACGTCACGCCGCAGACGCTGCCGCTGCAAGCTCGCGGTGGGTCACCGCAGTGGGCGGGCAGTGGCCGGCGGTGGAAGTTCGCGACGCAGGCCACACGGAGATCGCCGCGGGGAGCGCGACTGTTATTGCCACCTCCTACGGTGGCCAGCATCCTCCGCGCTAG
- the serB gene encoding phosphoserine phosphatase SerB — protein sequence MWFFFCRKTGVGDLPPGSHCGSIGGVTSANNSTPVDNLQPTRLAFPEELESILNNGCEPAVITVTGDDKPGVTARFFRSLAAHDVQLIDVEQSVFRGNLALAALVGVDADTLATLNNELPADLEALGMSVQIQTDTEAMATKPMPSHVMVVLGRRITAEDVQRIGQTLAVEGANIDTIRGIADYPVTGLEIHFTVANPRPGGGVELRKAVSELTAELHLDIAVERAGLARRSKRLICFDVDSTLIQQEVIEMLAAYAGREDEVAAVTERAMRGELDFAESLHERVKALAGLDASVVEKVANDIKLTPGARTTIRTLKRLGYKTGVVSGGFIQIIEPLARDLGLDFARANTLEVREGKLTGRVIGPVIDRRAKAESLKEFAWSNGIKLNQTVAVGDGANDIDMLSTAGLGIAFNAKPALREVADASVNYPFLDQVLFLLGISRSEIEHEDMADGTYRRPPLQD from the coding sequence GTGTGGTTTTTCTTTTGCCGAAAAACGGGGGTAGGGGATCTTCCTCCCGGCAGCCACTGTGGTTCAATCGGGGGTGTGACTAGCGCAAATAACTCCACCCCAGTTGATAATCTCCAGCCCACGAGGCTCGCTTTCCCCGAAGAGCTGGAATCCATCCTGAATAACGGCTGCGAACCGGCCGTCATCACCGTCACCGGTGACGATAAGCCCGGCGTTACTGCCCGCTTCTTCCGCAGCCTCGCCGCCCACGATGTTCAGCTCATCGACGTCGAGCAATCCGTCTTCCGTGGCAATCTCGCCCTCGCTGCCCTCGTCGGCGTCGACGCTGATACGTTGGCCACCCTGAACAACGAGCTGCCTGCCGACCTGGAGGCCCTCGGCATGAGCGTGCAGATCCAGACGGACACGGAGGCTATGGCGACCAAGCCGATGCCCTCCCACGTGATGGTCGTCCTTGGGCGCCGCATCACTGCTGAGGACGTGCAGCGAATTGGACAGACTCTGGCAGTCGAGGGCGCGAATATCGATACCATTCGCGGGATCGCCGATTATCCGGTCACCGGGCTCGAGATCCACTTCACCGTCGCTAACCCCCGTCCGGGTGGCGGCGTGGAGCTGCGCAAGGCAGTCTCCGAGCTCACCGCTGAGCTGCACCTGGACATCGCAGTCGAGCGTGCTGGTTTGGCCCGCCGCAGCAAGCGCCTGATCTGCTTCGACGTAGACTCCACCCTCATCCAGCAGGAAGTCATCGAGATGCTGGCGGCCTACGCCGGCCGCGAGGATGAGGTTGCTGCTGTGACCGAACGGGCCATGCGCGGCGAGCTCGACTTCGCGGAATCCCTCCACGAGCGCGTCAAGGCCCTGGCTGGGCTCGATGCATCTGTCGTGGAGAAGGTCGCAAACGACATTAAGCTCACCCCGGGTGCGCGCACGACGATTCGCACCCTTAAGCGCCTGGGATACAAGACCGGTGTGGTCTCCGGCGGCTTCATTCAGATCATCGAGCCGCTGGCTCGTGATCTTGGCCTCGACTTCGCCCGAGCTAATACCTTGGAAGTCCGCGAGGGCAAGCTCACGGGACGCGTGATCGGGCCGGTCATCGATCGCCGCGCGAAGGCCGAGTCCCTCAAGGAGTTTGCCTGGTCGAATGGCATCAAGCTCAACCAGACCGTGGCTGTGGGCGACGGTGCGAACGATATCGACATGCTCTCCACCGCGGGCCTTGGTATTGCCTTCAATGCGAAGCCGGCACTTCGCGAGGTGGCAGACGCATCCGTGAACTACCCATTCCTCGACCAGGTCCTTTTCCTGCTCGGTATCTCCCGCTCCGAGATCGAGCACGAGGACATGGCTGACGGCACTTACCGCCGTCCGCCACTGCAGGACTAG
- the ctaD gene encoding cytochrome c oxidase subunit I: MTAVAPREPQQVAPERPQPSGHGRRGSFAWQSLTTTDHKLLGIMYLMMSFTFFLVGGLMALLIRLELFNPGMQFLSPEQFNQLFTMHGTIMLLLYGSPMVFGFANYIVPLQIGAPDVAFPRLNAFGFWLTTAGGVLMLTGFLTPGGAADFGWTMYQPLADAIHSPGLGSDLWIVGVGVGGVGTILSGVNMITTILVLRAPGMTMFRMPIFTWNIFVTSLLVLLIFPLLAAAALGVLYDRKLGGHIYDPGNGGAIMWQHLFWFFGHPEVYVLALPFFGIVSEIFPVFSRKPMFGYVGLVFATLSIAALSMAVWAHHMFVTGAVLLPFFAFMTFLIAVPTGMKFFNWLGTMWGGRLTFETPMMFALGFFATFLFGGLTGIMLAGPAMDFHLSDTYFVVAHFHYTLFGTVAFASFAGLYFWFPKMTGRMLDERLGKLHFWLTFIGFHTTFLIQHWAGNSGMPRRYADYLPTDGFTTYNQVSTIGALILAVSVLPFLWNVFKSYRYGEVVTVDDPWGYGNSLEWATSCPPPRHNFTSMPRIRSERPAFELHYPHMVKRMRDEAHVGRHF, encoded by the coding sequence ATGACCGCGGTCGCGCCACGGGAACCACAGCAAGTTGCTCCCGAACGCCCACAACCGTCAGGCCATGGTCGCCGAGGCAGCTTTGCCTGGCAATCGTTGACGACCACCGACCACAAGCTGCTGGGCATCATGTACCTGATGATGTCCTTCACCTTCTTCCTGGTTGGTGGCCTCATGGCCCTGCTTATTCGTCTCGAGCTGTTTAACCCGGGCATGCAGTTCCTGTCCCCGGAGCAGTTCAACCAGCTGTTCACCATGCACGGCACCATCATGCTGCTGCTGTATGGTTCCCCGATGGTGTTCGGCTTCGCTAACTACATCGTTCCGCTCCAGATCGGTGCACCGGACGTGGCTTTCCCTCGTCTGAATGCCTTCGGCTTCTGGCTCACCACCGCCGGTGGTGTCCTGATGCTGACCGGCTTCCTCACCCCGGGTGGTGCGGCTGACTTTGGCTGGACCATGTACCAGCCGCTGGCAGACGCTATTCACTCCCCGGGTCTGGGCTCTGACCTGTGGATCGTGGGTGTCGGCGTCGGTGGTGTCGGTACCATTCTTTCCGGCGTGAATATGATCACGACCATCCTGGTGCTGCGCGCTCCGGGTATGACCATGTTCCGCATGCCGATCTTCACCTGGAACATCTTCGTTACCTCCCTGCTGGTCCTGCTGATCTTCCCGCTGCTGGCTGCTGCTGCACTGGGTGTTCTGTACGACCGCAAGCTGGGCGGCCACATCTACGATCCGGGCAACGGTGGCGCCATCATGTGGCAGCACCTGTTCTGGTTCTTCGGCCACCCTGAGGTCTACGTCCTGGCTCTGCCGTTCTTCGGCATCGTCTCCGAGATCTTCCCGGTCTTCTCCCGCAAGCCGATGTTCGGCTACGTGGGTCTGGTCTTCGCAACCCTGTCCATCGCTGCTCTGTCCATGGCTGTGTGGGCACACCACATGTTCGTCACCGGCGCGGTTCTGCTTCCGTTCTTCGCCTTCATGACGTTCCTGATTGCAGTCCCGACCGGTATGAAGTTCTTCAACTGGCTCGGCACCATGTGGGGCGGTCGCCTGACTTTCGAAACCCCGATGATGTTCGCGCTGGGCTTCTTCGCCACCTTCCTCTTCGGTGGTCTGACCGGCATCATGCTGGCTGGCCCGGCAATGGACTTCCACCTGTCTGACACTTACTTCGTGGTTGCGCACTTCCACTACACCCTGTTCGGCACGGTTGCCTTCGCATCCTTCGCTGGTCTGTACTTCTGGTTCCCGAAGATGACCGGCCGCATGCTGGACGAGCGTCTGGGCAAGCTGCACTTCTGGCTGACCTTCATCGGCTTCCACACCACGTTCCTGATTCAGCACTGGGCTGGTAACTCCGGTATGCCGCGTCGTTACGCGGACTACCTCCCGACCGACGGCTTCACGACCTACAACCAGGTGTCCACCATCGGTGCCCTGATCCTGGCTGTCTCCGTGCTGCCGTTCCTGTGGAACGTCTTCAAGTCCTACCGCTACGGCGAGGTCGTCACCGTCGATGACCCGTGGGGCTACGGCAACTCCCTCGAGTGGGCTACTTCTTGCCCGCCGCCGCGCCACAACTTCACCTCCATGCCGCGGATCCGCTCCGAGCGCCCAGCGTTCGAGCTGCACTACCCGCACATGGTCAAGCGCATGCGCGACGAGGCTCACGTCGGCCGCCACTTCTAA
- the nrdF gene encoding class 1b ribonucleoside-diphosphate reductase subunit beta has translation MPARPSQSPAQHKAGNIIGSVNWNEVPDDRDLEVWDRLTANFWLPEKVPVSNDIQSWATLNDAEKNATMRVFTGLTMLDTIQGTVGAVSLIPEATTMHEEAVLTNIAFMESVHAKSYSQIFMTLASTREINDAFRWSEENENLQRKGEIILQYYKGDDPLKRKIASVLLESFLFYSGFYLPMRWSSMGKLTNTADIIRLIIRDESVHGYYIGYKYQRALENESPERQEELKGFVVEQLLDLYDNEVEYTESIYDEIGWTEDVKRFLRYNANKAMNNLGYDGLFPVEETRVSAAILAALNPGGDENHDFFSGSGSSYVIGKAETTTDDDWDF, from the coding sequence TGCTAGGCCATCTCAGTCCCCTGCGCAGCACAAGGCGGGGAATATCATCGGTTCCGTCAACTGGAACGAGGTTCCGGATGACCGTGACCTCGAGGTATGGGATCGGCTGACGGCCAACTTCTGGCTGCCAGAAAAGGTACCCGTCTCGAATGACATCCAGAGCTGGGCGACGCTCAACGATGCGGAGAAGAACGCGACGATGCGCGTGTTCACCGGGTTGACGATGCTCGACACCATCCAGGGCACGGTCGGCGCGGTCTCTCTGATCCCGGAAGCGACCACCATGCACGAGGAGGCGGTGCTCACCAATATCGCCTTCATGGAGTCGGTGCACGCGAAGTCCTACTCCCAGATCTTCATGACCCTGGCCTCCACCCGCGAAATTAACGACGCGTTCCGCTGGTCCGAGGAGAACGAAAACCTCCAGCGCAAGGGTGAGATCATCCTTCAGTACTACAAGGGCGACGACCCGCTGAAGCGCAAGATTGCCTCCGTGCTGCTGGAGTCCTTCCTTTTCTACTCCGGGTTTTACCTGCCGATGCGCTGGTCCTCCATGGGCAAGCTGACGAATACCGCGGACATCATCCGCCTCATCATCCGCGATGAGTCCGTCCACGGTTACTACATCGGCTACAAGTACCAGCGAGCTCTCGAGAACGAGAGCCCGGAGCGCCAGGAGGAGCTGAAGGGCTTCGTCGTCGAGCAGCTGCTGGACCTCTACGACAATGAGGTCGAATACACCGAGTCCATCTACGACGAGATCGGCTGGACCGAAGATGTGAAGCGCTTCCTGCGCTACAACGCCAACAAGGCGATGAACAACCTTGGCTATGACGGGCTGTTCCCGGTAGAGGAGACCCGCGTTTCCGCTGCCATCCTCGCCGCGCTGAACCCGGGTGGCGACGAGAATCACGACTTCTTCAGTGGCTCTGGGTCCTCCTATGTCATCGGTAAGGCGGAGACCACTACCGACGACGACTGGGATTTCTAG